A window from Opitutia bacterium ISCC 52 encodes these proteins:
- a CDS encoding sulfatase has protein sequence MRILLIVLSFVGLSLSAVAQPNVLLICIDDLRPELKSFGAEYIHSPHIDKLAATGRPFFKHYVQAPTCGASRYTLLTGRYGSGSNSDLFSRAEHIAKADDKVVPSMPAWFRQNGYTTVSVGKVSHHPGGRGGPDWNDPALPEMPNSWDRHISPDGPWQHPRGSMHGLSNGEIRGDASQMDVHQSTPGPDTIYPDGLIVEEGLKQMESLASADKPFFLAVGIIRPHLPFGAPAKYMEYYKDATLPEIAHPQKPEGRRTTWHKSGEYMKYNKWGKNPNEDPDFAIETRKHYAACVSYADALVGKLIDRIESLGIRDNTIIALWGDHGWHLGEHAIWGKHALFEESLHSPLIISAPGMKRAGEPTSSMVETLDVFPTLCELTGLEPPSGLHGASLKSLLDNPDAEGRPAVAYFHRGGRTIRTDTHRFIEGKDGYHELYDHRLPDAETVNLAGANSLLIQELIAQLDERLKNADIY, from the coding sequence ATGCGTATCCTTTTGATTGTCCTGTCATTTGTTGGCTTATCGCTTTCAGCAGTAGCCCAGCCTAACGTTCTCCTGATTTGCATCGATGACCTAAGGCCGGAGCTCAAAAGCTTTGGTGCCGAATATATTCACTCGCCCCATATCGACAAGCTAGCCGCAACCGGTCGTCCGTTTTTCAAACACTATGTTCAGGCTCCGACCTGTGGAGCTTCGCGTTACACGCTGCTGACCGGGCGTTACGGTTCGGGATCGAATAGCGATCTATTTAGTCGTGCCGAGCATATCGCTAAAGCGGACGATAAAGTCGTTCCCAGCATGCCGGCCTGGTTTCGCCAAAATGGATATACCACGGTTTCGGTTGGCAAGGTCAGTCATCACCCAGGTGGCCGAGGTGGCCCTGACTGGAATGATCCAGCCCTACCTGAGATGCCCAATTCCTGGGATCGACACATCAGTCCCGATGGCCCCTGGCAACACCCACGTGGATCGATGCACGGTCTATCGAATGGAGAAATTCGAGGAGATGCCTCTCAGATGGATGTGCATCAATCGACACCCGGGCCTGACACCATTTACCCGGATGGATTGATTGTTGAGGAAGGGCTCAAGCAGATGGAATCATTGGCCTCTGCCGACAAACCATTCTTCCTGGCCGTAGGCATTATCCGTCCGCACCTTCCATTTGGTGCTCCAGCTAAATACATGGAGTATTACAAGGACGCGACTTTGCCGGAGATTGCACATCCGCAGAAACCAGAAGGGCGCCGTACGACCTGGCACAAGTCAGGTGAGTACATGAAATACAATAAGTGGGGTAAGAATCCGAACGAAGACCCTGACTTTGCCATCGAAACACGAAAGCATTACGCTGCCTGTGTGAGCTACGCCGATGCGCTTGTGGGCAAACTCATTGATCGAATTGAATCACTCGGTATTCGCGATAACACCATAATCGCGCTCTGGGGTGACCATGGATGGCACCTGGGCGAGCATGCGATCTGGGGTAAACACGCACTCTTTGAAGAATCGCTTCATTCTCCACTTATCATTTCTGCTCCTGGTATGAAGCGAGCCGGTGAACCGACATCCTCCATGGTAGAAACGCTCGATGTATTTCCTACGCTGTGCGAGTTGACCGGGCTGGAGCCGCCTAGTGGTCTACATGGTGCCTCTCTGAAGTCATTACTCGATAACCCGGATGCCGAAGGTCGTCCTGCAGTTGCTTACTTCCATCGTGGCGGTCGTACCATTCGAACCGATACGCATCGATTCATTGAAGGCAAAGATGGTTATCATGAATTGTACGATCACCGATTGCCCGATGCGGAAACGGTCAACCTGGCCGGCGCTAATAGCCTGTTAATTCAAGAATTGATTGCTCAATTGGATGAGCGTCTGAAGAATGCGGACATCTATTGA
- a CDS encoding GNAT family N-acetyltransferase has protein sequence MAIEIKPIAEFLNNKAVLERVPKELLLMAEKRLPWTGYLGFEDDELIGMCSFKDEPTKEGTVEIGYFTFPENEGRGYASAMARGLVTLAEASDGVKHVLAHTLKGENASTSILKKLNFEFKGDVIDPEDGSVWRWVKGVD, from the coding sequence GTGGCTATTGAAATAAAGCCCATTGCAGAGTTTCTCAACAACAAGGCTGTTTTAGAGCGCGTACCCAAAGAACTGCTACTCATGGCCGAAAAACGTCTTCCCTGGACAGGTTACCTGGGATTCGAAGACGATGAGCTGATCGGCATGTGCAGCTTTAAAGACGAACCTACAAAAGAAGGCACCGTCGAAATCGGCTACTTCACATTTCCCGAAAACGAAGGCCGTGGCTATGCTAGTGCTATGGCTCGCGGTTTAGTTACTTTGGCTGAGGCTTCTGATGGAGTAAAACATGTCCTCGCTCATACGCTCAAAGGGGAAAATGCATCAACTTCGATTCTGAAAAAGCTCAATTTTGAATTCAAAGGCGATGTGATAGATCCTGAGGATGGATCCGTATGGAGATGGGTTAAGGGAGTTGATTAA
- a CDS encoding Gfo/Idh/MocA family oxidoreductase yields MNRRQFLKATSAAFAFSTLPTLSSLGSDFMDVKKRVAVIGPGWYGKLDLFRLIQVAPVEVVSICDVDANMANDAADQIAGRQLSGKRPRIYSDYRKLLKEKDFDLVLIDTPDHWHALPMIEAVKSGADVYVQKPTGVDVVESQAMLAAARKYNQVVQVGTQRRSTPHLIEAKNRVIKEGLLGEISHADICCYYHMRRRTTKEQAPDIQAPKHLDWDMWTGPAPMQPFNIIIHPGGWRAYMEYSNGIVGDMCVHMLDMVRWMLDLGMPTSVNSIGGIYYDKAARATTPDTQTATFKFPELNVVWNHRSWGDAPDPEYPWAGIIYGEKGTLKLSVHKYEFIPHRSKKPTLSGTPLFEFEQYPVDRTEKRLEKHVASAVRWHMLDFLKAVESRGRPVADIEEGHISSIACILANHSMDLGRSLEWDNKAGKVVGDDEANGLLARPYRKPWKHPHPDRV; encoded by the coding sequence ATGAACAGACGCCAGTTTCTCAAAGCTACTTCCGCGGCCTTCGCATTTTCCACCTTACCGACTCTCAGCAGTCTGGGATCCGATTTCATGGATGTCAAAAAGCGGGTGGCGGTGATTGGCCCCGGTTGGTATGGGAAGTTGGACTTATTCCGATTGATTCAAGTTGCTCCTGTTGAAGTGGTATCGATCTGCGATGTGGATGCAAACATGGCAAACGATGCTGCAGATCAAATTGCCGGTCGCCAGTTGTCAGGGAAACGTCCACGCATTTATTCCGATTACCGGAAACTGCTGAAGGAAAAAGATTTTGATCTGGTTCTTATTGATACGCCCGACCACTGGCATGCTCTGCCCATGATTGAGGCGGTAAAGTCTGGAGCTGATGTCTATGTTCAAAAACCGACCGGTGTGGATGTGGTAGAAAGTCAGGCCATGCTGGCGGCTGCGCGAAAATACAACCAGGTGGTTCAAGTAGGAACTCAGCGTCGAAGTACTCCTCATTTAATCGAAGCGAAAAACCGCGTGATTAAAGAAGGGTTACTGGGTGAAATATCGCACGCAGATATTTGCTGCTATTATCACATGCGTCGGCGTACGACCAAGGAGCAGGCTCCTGACATTCAAGCGCCCAAACATCTGGATTGGGATATGTGGACCGGACCCGCTCCCATGCAGCCATTTAATATCATCATCCATCCTGGTGGTTGGAGAGCCTATATGGAATACAGCAACGGTATAGTGGGAGACATGTGTGTGCACATGCTGGATATGGTGCGTTGGATGCTCGATCTGGGAATGCCAACTTCCGTAAACTCGATTGGAGGCATTTACTATGACAAAGCTGCCCGGGCTACAACGCCTGACACGCAAACCGCTACCTTCAAATTTCCTGAGTTAAATGTAGTTTGGAATCACCGCAGTTGGGGTGATGCTCCCGACCCTGAATATCCATGGGCTGGAATTATCTACGGCGAAAAGGGCACGCTGAAGCTCAGTGTGCATAAGTATGAATTCATTCCTCACCGTTCTAAGAAACCAACTTTGAGTGGGACTCCGCTTTTTGAGTTTGAGCAGTATCCAGTCGACCGGACAGAAAAGCGTTTGGAGAAGCACGTCGCTTCGGCAGTTCGTTGGCACATGTTGGATTTCTTAAAGGCCGTTGAAAGCCGTGGGCGACCAGTAGCAGACATTGAGGAGGGACATATCTCTTCGATTGCTTGTATTCTGGCCAACCATTCCATGGATCTGGGGCGTTCGCTTGAATGGGACAACAAGGCTGGAAAGGTAGTGGGTGATGACGAAGCAAACGGCTTGCTGGCGCGTCCGTATCGCAAGCCTTGGAAACACCCGCATCCAGATAGAGTTTAG
- a CDS encoding PHP domain-containing protein produces MTKVLSLLTLLGLSVASAHTSLDDTRKLYFPDVPGYKTLKCDFHMHTVFSDGNVWPSIRVEEALKDNLDAISITDHLEKLKHGADIPMPNRNRSHEEAVLAAKGTDLIVVQGTEITRSMPPGHANAIFITDTNKVLLDEPIDAYKAAKEQGGFIFWNHPTWIGQNYDAVVELTPMHEQLIADGLLDGIEVVNEDTYSDEALQIALDNNLTIIGTSDIHGLIDWQYNVPAGGHRPLTLVLAKERSAESIKEALNARRTVALIDDSLIGRAERVVPLVEASLIPHKAAYRNKSSVLAVTLRNATSVSYTLENTSLYDFYTHTDVVTIPAMKDTTIQVKTLERMEEVELTFRALNVVTAPDEHPEISISISV; encoded by the coding sequence ATGACTAAAGTTCTATCTCTGCTTACCCTTCTTGGATTGTCTGTGGCCAGTGCGCATACGAGCCTCGACGATACTCGAAAGCTCTACTTCCCGGATGTGCCGGGTTACAAAACGCTCAAATGCGATTTCCATATGCACACGGTCTTTTCCGATGGCAATGTGTGGCCGAGCATTCGGGTGGAGGAGGCGTTGAAGGACAACCTCGATGCCATTTCCATCACGGATCATTTGGAGAAATTAAAGCACGGCGCCGATATCCCGATGCCGAATCGCAACCGTTCCCACGAGGAAGCGGTGTTAGCGGCAAAGGGAACAGACCTGATTGTGGTTCAGGGCACGGAGATCACCCGCTCTATGCCTCCTGGACACGCCAATGCTATCTTTATCACTGATACGAACAAGGTTCTCTTGGATGAGCCTATCGACGCATACAAAGCAGCGAAAGAGCAGGGCGGATTTATATTCTGGAATCACCCGACCTGGATTGGTCAGAACTACGATGCGGTGGTAGAGTTGACACCCATGCATGAGCAACTCATCGCGGACGGTTTACTCGATGGCATCGAAGTGGTAAACGAAGATACCTATTCCGATGAAGCATTGCAAATTGCACTCGATAACAACCTGACCATTATTGGCACCTCTGATATTCATGGTCTGATTGACTGGCAGTACAATGTCCCTGCCGGTGGACATCGCCCATTGACGCTCGTACTAGCCAAAGAACGGTCTGCTGAATCCATTAAGGAGGCACTCAATGCTCGCCGAACGGTAGCATTGATTGATGATAGCCTCATCGGACGTGCTGAGCGTGTGGTCCCTCTGGTCGAAGCTTCTTTGATTCCTCATAAAGCGGCTTACCGGAACAAGTCTTCGGTGCTTGCTGTTACGTTGCGCAATGCAACCAGTGTGAGTTACACGCTTGAAAATACTTCACTCTACGACTTCTACACCCATACGGATGTGGTGACTATTCCTGCCATGAAGGATACAACCATCCAAGTAAAGACGCTTGAACGAATGGAAGAAGTCGAACTCACTTTCCGAGCACTCAATGTTGTAACTGCTCCCGACGAGCACCCCGAAATCTCTATCTCCATTTCTGTCTAA
- a CDS encoding glycosyl hydrolase 115 family protein has translation MKSFRLFQEGVWTLCLCALLLETRLEADTRILLSSEASDVVRVAAEELKVDIERVYSDESVSIGFYSELKDERFEGNTLVLGADHSFSESYSESPLKPETFVLRSGEDSNLYILGGDDRGVLYGVYEFSEQVVGIDPLEYWTGKIPTSQKLLKIPTLDHREQPPAFKLRGYFDNDNDMLANWRGRKLIVEFDIWKEMIDSLARLRYNYIDIHDLLGRPEYYLREYYTEMTDYHTDLELVDQVIDYAHSKGMLVQIPMHLGWEFMHLEMDEVCITSHFDRWMEIYSYYLRETPLGKGDLFLARPRHPIYDWAYSCPEEEAIGLYPGPLMEAVFSGLGKLIQKYRPGGVLVCDLWQEGLDMWHSNQFNIQREAQMLWADDGFAQFPEWPQRLKAYDFGIYVHAGVWKNQVVQDPYPNRLKTVALLAVSKQMTHNVLVNGQNFKPFILNLEAAARVAWDPNGFDEDEFYDEWTTRYFGKSASFSATQSLKLLHDVHHYAVGFRELMKASEKILKNLENGKVEMEELANVRTSLALAQKSLELAEEGLPFVPEHSINVYDDQVLFPVKIFVENLQFLKSLIEFNNAYVANPGRRNSKSREQIRALGLTAREQLLNLRISLEQGSRWEKWQGWYDPENFRIHTPPPALKDIDRVLETL, from the coding sequence GTGAAATCCTTTCGATTATTCCAGGAGGGGGTATGGACCCTTTGCCTCTGTGCTCTATTATTGGAGACACGGTTGGAGGCCGACACTCGGATACTATTAAGTTCGGAAGCGTCGGACGTAGTGAGGGTTGCCGCGGAAGAATTGAAGGTGGATATTGAACGGGTTTATTCAGATGAATCGGTTTCAATCGGATTTTATTCTGAATTAAAGGACGAGCGTTTTGAGGGAAACACTCTTGTTTTAGGTGCGGATCATTCTTTTTCGGAAAGCTACTCTGAATCTCCATTGAAGCCAGAGACCTTTGTACTTCGATCTGGGGAGGATAGTAATCTGTACATTCTGGGAGGTGATGACCGCGGAGTACTTTACGGAGTATATGAGTTTTCAGAACAGGTAGTTGGCATTGATCCGCTAGAGTATTGGACGGGGAAAATCCCAACGTCCCAGAAACTCCTCAAGATTCCTACACTGGATCATCGCGAGCAGCCACCGGCCTTCAAGCTGCGTGGTTACTTTGATAACGACAACGACATGCTCGCCAATTGGAGAGGCCGGAAGCTGATTGTTGAGTTTGATATCTGGAAGGAGATGATCGATTCACTCGCCCGGCTTCGGTATAACTACATCGACATTCATGATCTTTTGGGACGCCCCGAGTATTACCTGCGCGAGTATTACACCGAGATGACTGACTACCACACCGATCTGGAGTTGGTGGATCAGGTCATCGATTACGCGCACAGCAAGGGGATGCTCGTTCAGATTCCGATGCATCTGGGGTGGGAGTTTATGCATCTGGAGATGGATGAAGTGTGTATCACCTCGCACTTCGATCGCTGGATGGAGATCTATAGCTACTACCTGCGCGAAACTCCGCTCGGGAAAGGAGACCTGTTCCTGGCACGTCCACGTCACCCGATCTACGATTGGGCATACTCATGCCCTGAAGAGGAAGCGATAGGTCTATATCCTGGGCCATTGATGGAGGCTGTATTTAGTGGGCTGGGAAAATTGATTCAGAAATATCGACCGGGTGGAGTTCTTGTGTGCGACCTCTGGCAGGAAGGCCTCGACATGTGGCACAGCAATCAATTTAATATTCAACGGGAGGCTCAGATGTTATGGGCCGATGATGGATTTGCTCAATTTCCGGAATGGCCTCAGCGGCTCAAGGCTTATGATTTCGGCATCTATGTTCATGCCGGAGTTTGGAAAAACCAAGTAGTGCAGGACCCGTATCCCAATCGGCTTAAAACGGTTGCTCTGCTAGCTGTATCAAAACAGATGACTCACAACGTCCTCGTTAACGGGCAAAATTTTAAGCCGTTCATTCTCAACCTCGAAGCAGCTGCACGGGTAGCTTGGGATCCGAATGGATTTGATGAGGATGAATTCTACGATGAATGGACTACCCGTTATTTTGGGAAGTCTGCCTCATTCTCTGCGACTCAGAGTCTGAAGCTGCTCCATGATGTTCACCACTACGCAGTGGGTTTTCGGGAGCTTATGAAGGCGTCGGAAAAGATTCTTAAGAATCTTGAGAATGGAAAAGTTGAAATGGAGGAACTTGCAAACGTGAGGACTTCGCTTGCTCTGGCCCAAAAATCTCTTGAGTTAGCTGAAGAGGGATTGCCCTTTGTACCGGAGCATTCGATAAATGTTTATGACGACCAAGTATTGTTTCCCGTCAAAATCTTTGTTGAGAATCTCCAATTCTTGAAGAGTTTGATCGAATTCAACAATGCCTACGTCGCCAATCCAGGTAGGAGAAATTCGAAATCCCGCGAGCAAATTCGAGCTCTTGGTCTAACTGCCCGTGAGCAGTTGCTCAATTTGCGGATCTCTCTGGAGCAGGGCTCTCGTTGGGAAAAGTGGCAGGGCTGGTATGATCCTGAAAACTTCCGGATTCATACGCCGCCTCCGGCATTGAAGGACATTGATAGGGTGCTAGAGACACTTTGA
- a CDS encoding cupin domain-containing protein, giving the protein MSDLNPVFRPENESRRIHAFGDEMILHLSSEDTGGKFSMWTNVTPPGGGPPPYRHEEEDEWFWPLSGPAEFLKDGEWVQVPAKTAVFMPRGSVHSFRNPNDQPLEMLNQTMPGGFDKFFAECAEEFAKGGPPDMEKIVEISAKYKIFYEM; this is encoded by the coding sequence ATGTCTGATCTAAATCCTGTCTTTCGACCCGAAAATGAATCCCGCCGCATACATGCATTCGGAGATGAAATGATATTGCACCTCAGCTCTGAAGACACAGGTGGCAAATTTTCCATGTGGACCAATGTAACTCCTCCAGGTGGCGGGCCTCCTCCGTATCGGCATGAAGAGGAAGACGAATGGTTCTGGCCCTTATCCGGTCCGGCAGAATTTTTGAAAGATGGCGAGTGGGTTCAGGTTCCAGCCAAGACGGCGGTCTTTATGCCACGCGGATCGGTTCACTCATTTCGTAATCCCAATGACCAACCATTGGAGATGTTGAATCAGACCATGCCGGGAGGATTCGATAAGTTCTTCGCTGAGTGCGCCGAGGAGTTTGCTAAGGGTGGTCCGCCCGATATGGAAAAAATCGTCGAGATCAGTGCGAAGTACAAGATCTTTTATGAAATGTAA
- a CDS encoding beta-propeller domain-containing protein, with product MKSLSIGALVLALSSLIYIPVTANNEFEEIDAELMDRAVVLQLPEGVRRIRLRILDESGNWETHTIAHLKGSEGFLKLRVPDGVQKDEIEVSASWSDPFPYEFYSGETVFDPSEPDGNSNGARLADAEGVAYGTSESTVEESDIWKWRDQTLYFFNQYRGLQVIDSSDPADPKRVATMRVPFGGEQMYLHPTENMVVLLTYNGNTGNGQVLLVEHEDSDTLTEKMTIDVPGYILESRLVGNILYVVSRRWWQESTVDEESGVEHLRSVSGLAVSKIDMADPENVVVADPLELRDGKYNYWGGIVQATSRALMIATSAYDHITRTTLSTVHVVDISDPEVDPILTHEFPSKGHVRNKFNLNLKDDILTVVSQVWRDENRQRYASVETFDISEPSEEPVEALAALEFANNESITSSRFSGDLLYVVTFLRIDPLFVISLADPANPQLLGELEVPGFSTHLEPMGDDALVSVGVEENQIAVSWFDVSDPTDPTLASRVYIGEEDGWSWSEANWDEKAFGFFPEEGWALVPFSGYDPDNGSISGIQLVELGEGELAKRGAIEHDFRARRARVMDEVVVSISGQSLKSLDISDPDNPELLATLPLAWPVDLVHRVGDYLVQLQRGPGFWYWGGNDQKPQLHVTSLDDADELLASIALPEGRIVGSILLENYLVIAQSNYGNNQIAEGEWEYRDSFRTTIIDLSNPAEPVVLGSVMDELVSNQYVFYGSSDYQAKLLEDGTLLWYPGEQNSYFFLEPGFADSGRLSSDFISPYYSPGGKLYLVNIEDKSAPEILSSVNLLTNLTNGDEPRECWSEGQIRVLDSVVYYGLQSSEFIETVEGQNRWMARHWLGQINLSNATEPQRLPLVEIPGTFENVIDNGSGGVILFSSVYRGYYDKEVWRSAFRVQASAFDGVSAYLIDELVDEDSNYGPKLFEDEFVVLGRTEYTEGKSLTELTTYEWLNSGAFFEHQAVNHEGAIYRLGVVDDILVAPGSGELSFMDFTDPADPQKTTISFPDIYFWQRIDLIDVFERELAYIPQGWYGVETLDFGGAFSNVESSLEAPQLQMHHEDEWMIIGAEQLSFTQASGSHILEELGDGEPWAYADTVVQKSYNDWMTQLLGLGEGDNVPESAGDLDGDGVSNGFEFLTGSNPEDDQDVLPIVSWVAEGEDGERYLYLQVAQNVHSVEGQEVMPQFSYNLKDWISFPEGHEITDLDFRTGKLVRYLEPIDSTETIFIRLLLSDG from the coding sequence ATGAAGTCATTGTCGATAGGGGCGTTGGTTCTGGCGCTCAGCTCTCTAATTTATATCCCGGTAACCGCAAACAATGAGTTTGAGGAGATTGATGCCGAGCTGATGGACCGAGCAGTGGTCCTACAACTTCCAGAAGGGGTAAGGCGCATACGTCTGCGTATTCTTGATGAAAGTGGAAACTGGGAGACACATACGATTGCCCACCTGAAGGGTAGTGAAGGTTTTCTGAAACTACGTGTACCAGATGGGGTGCAGAAGGATGAGATTGAAGTCTCGGCCAGTTGGTCAGATCCCTTCCCTTACGAGTTTTATTCCGGTGAAACGGTTTTTGATCCTTCTGAGCCGGATGGAAACAGCAATGGTGCCCGACTTGCCGATGCTGAGGGAGTAGCTTATGGAACTAGCGAATCGACCGTCGAAGAGTCAGACATCTGGAAATGGCGTGATCAAACGCTCTATTTCTTTAATCAATATCGCGGATTACAGGTTATCGATTCATCTGATCCGGCAGATCCCAAACGAGTCGCCACGATGCGTGTTCCATTTGGGGGAGAACAAATGTATCTTCACCCGACGGAGAACATGGTCGTACTTCTGACCTACAACGGTAACACGGGGAATGGGCAAGTGCTTCTGGTTGAGCATGAAGATTCGGACACGCTAACAGAGAAAATGACTATCGATGTACCTGGCTACATCCTGGAATCTCGCTTGGTCGGAAATATACTCTATGTGGTATCGCGACGTTGGTGGCAGGAGAGTACTGTCGATGAAGAGAGTGGAGTCGAGCACCTGCGATCTGTATCTGGCCTAGCTGTGAGCAAGATCGATATGGCCGATCCCGAGAATGTAGTGGTTGCTGATCCTCTTGAGTTACGTGACGGTAAGTACAACTACTGGGGCGGAATTGTGCAGGCGACTTCTAGAGCCCTCATGATTGCGACTTCCGCCTATGACCATATAACCAGAACGACGCTCTCTACGGTGCATGTGGTTGATATCTCAGATCCTGAAGTGGATCCGATACTCACTCACGAATTTCCCAGCAAAGGCCACGTCCGTAATAAATTTAACCTGAACTTAAAGGACGATATCCTCACCGTGGTCAGTCAGGTCTGGCGTGATGAAAACAGGCAACGGTACGCCAGTGTGGAGACCTTTGATATTTCAGAACCCAGTGAGGAGCCGGTGGAAGCTTTGGCCGCCCTGGAATTTGCCAACAATGAATCGATCACCTCTTCCCGTTTTTCTGGAGACCTTCTATATGTAGTTACCTTTCTGAGGATTGATCCTCTATTTGTCATCAGTCTGGCCGATCCGGCCAATCCTCAACTCTTGGGTGAATTGGAAGTCCCGGGCTTTTCCACTCATTTGGAACCGATGGGTGATGATGCTTTGGTTTCAGTGGGTGTAGAAGAAAATCAAATTGCAGTGTCTTGGTTTGATGTTTCGGATCCAACCGATCCTACGCTCGCATCGCGTGTATACATTGGCGAGGAAGACGGCTGGTCCTGGTCGGAAGCGAATTGGGACGAAAAGGCCTTTGGCTTTTTCCCGGAAGAAGGTTGGGCGCTCGTCCCATTCTCTGGTTATGATCCAGATAATGGATCCATCAGTGGTATCCAACTGGTTGAGCTTGGTGAGGGAGAGCTGGCGAAGCGTGGGGCCATCGAACACGATTTTCGGGCACGTCGGGCACGAGTCATGGACGAGGTGGTAGTATCTATTTCGGGTCAGTCGCTCAAGTCACTTGATATTTCTGATCCGGATAATCCGGAGCTCCTTGCTACCTTGCCTTTGGCCTGGCCAGTTGACTTGGTGCATCGTGTAGGGGATTACTTGGTACAGCTTCAACGGGGTCCAGGCTTCTGGTATTGGGGCGGCAACGATCAAAAGCCTCAGTTGCATGTTACTTCACTCGACGATGCAGACGAATTACTTGCCTCCATAGCATTGCCTGAAGGCAGGATCGTTGGATCGATTTTGCTCGAAAATTACTTGGTGATTGCACAGTCCAACTATGGGAATAATCAAATAGCAGAAGGTGAGTGGGAATATCGGGATAGCTTCCGCACGACGATTATTGATCTTTCGAATCCGGCCGAACCCGTCGTTCTGGGCTCGGTCATGGATGAATTGGTTTCCAATCAATATGTCTTCTATGGTTCCAGTGATTATCAGGCTAAGTTGTTGGAGGATGGCACCTTGCTCTGGTATCCGGGAGAGCAAAACTCCTATTTCTTCCTGGAACCTGGGTTTGCTGATTCAGGCAGGCTTTCCTCTGACTTTATCAGTCCTTACTACTCTCCTGGAGGGAAGTTGTATTTAGTAAATATTGAGGACAAGAGCGCACCGGAGATTCTTAGTTCCGTTAATTTACTGACCAATCTTACGAATGGTGACGAGCCAAGAGAATGTTGGTCGGAAGGGCAAATCAGAGTTCTCGATTCGGTTGTTTACTATGGCCTGCAAAGTTCTGAGTTCATTGAAACCGTGGAGGGTCAGAATCGGTGGATGGCCCGTCACTGGTTAGGACAGATTAATCTGAGCAACGCCACAGAGCCACAACGGCTTCCTCTCGTTGAGATTCCAGGTACTTTTGAGAACGTGATCGATAACGGTTCCGGCGGTGTCATTCTATTTTCCTCAGTCTACCGGGGTTATTACGACAAAGAAGTATGGCGTAGTGCTTTCCGGGTACAGGCTTCCGCCTTTGATGGTGTTTCGGCCTACTTGATTGATGAGCTGGTGGATGAGGATTCCAACTATGGCCCCAAATTGTTTGAAGATGAGTTCGTTGTGTTGGGTCGTACTGAATACACCGAAGGTAAATCGCTAACAGAATTAACGACCTACGAGTGGCTCAACAGCGGGGCCTTTTTTGAACATCAGGCGGTGAATCATGAGGGTGCTATTTACCGTTTGGGTGTGGTGGATGATATACTCGTTGCACCAGGATCTGGCGAATTGAGCTTTATGGATTTCACGGATCCTGCCGACCCACAAAAAACGACGATTTCCTTTCCCGATATCTACTTCTGGCAACGCATAGATCTTATTGATGTTTTTGAACGCGAACTCGCCTATATTCCCCAAGGCTGGTACGGTGTAGAGACCTTGGATTTCGGCGGCGCTTTCTCAAATGTCGAGTCCTCATTGGAAGCTCCACAGCTTCAAATGCATCATGAAGATGAATGGATGATCATTGGTGCGGAACAGCTTTCGTTCACTCAAGCAAGTGGAAGTCATATACTGGAAGAGTTGGGAGACGGGGAACCATGGGCGTATGCCGATACGGTGGTTCAAAAGTCTTACAATGATTGGATGACGCAACTCCTCGGGTTAGGAGAAGGAGATAATGTGCCCGAAAGCGCAGGGGATCTCGATGGAGATGGGGTATCCAATGGTTTTGAATTCCTTACAGGTTCGAACCCTGAGGATGATCAGGATGTATTACCCATTGTCAGCTGGGTGGCAGAAGGCGAAGACGGAGAACGTTATCTCTATCTTCAAGTTGCTCAAAATGTGCATTCAGTGGAGGGGCAGGAAGTGATGCCTCAGTTTTCCTATAACCTCAAGGATTGGATCTCATTTCCGGAAGGACACGAAATTACCG